CTTGTGTAGCACCACTACACCGCACTTGTTCTGCCTAGCTGGGCAAAAAAACAGGCTCAGCAGGGCGGCCTTATTGATTGAGAGCGCCCCCTGATGAGTTGGTGGGGCAAGATTGTTGGTGGTGCTTTTGGGTTTGCTTTAGGCGGGCCGCTGGGCGCTTTACTGGGTGCGACGCTGGGTCATAACCTTGACCGTGGGCTGAGTCAGTTTAGTGTGCTTGAGGGTGGCCTCGGTCAGGCCTCACAAGAGCGTGTGCAAATGGCATTTTTCACGGCGACGTTTGCTGTGATGGGTCATATCGCCAAGGCCGATGGCACGGTGTCAGCGCATGAGATTGATATGGCCGAGCAGGTAATGGCGCGTATGAATCTCAATAGTGAGCAGCGGCAATTGGCGCGCGACTTATTCAGGCAAGGTCGTGACGATGATTTTTTGCTTGACGAGGTGTTAGTACAATTTCGTCGTGAATGTCATCGTCGTACGACGTTGCTGCGTATGTTTATGGAAATCCAGATTTCGGCAGCGTATGCGGACGGTGATTTTAGTGTCGCTGAGCGTGATTTATTGCGTCGGGTATGCATTGGCGTAGGCTTTTCAGCCCATGAGTTCGCTCATCTTGAGGCAATGGTTAAGGCGCAATTTGAGCCGCATGCTGGAACAAGCGCATCGCGTCCGTCATTGGTAGATGCCTATGCGGTGTTGGATGTTTCGAGTAAAACCAGTGATGTCGAAGTAAAAAAAGCCTACCGTCGATTAATGAATCAGCATCACCCTGATAAATTGGTCGCCAAGGGCTTGCCAGAAGAGATGATGAAGCTTGCCGCCGAGAAAACGCATGCAATTAAGCAGGCCTACGAAACGGTAAAAGCACAGCGTGGCATACGTTAAGGAA
This region of Gammaproteobacteria bacterium genomic DNA includes:
- the djlA gene encoding co-chaperone DjlA — its product is MSWWGKIVGGAFGFALGGPLGALLGATLGHNLDRGLSQFSVLEGGLGQASQERVQMAFFTATFAVMGHIAKADGTVSAHEIDMAEQVMARMNLNSEQRQLARDLFRQGRDDDFLLDEVLVQFRRECHRRTTLLRMFMEIQISAAYADGDFSVAERDLLRRVCIGVGFSAHEFAHLEAMVKAQFEPHAGTSASRPSLVDAYAVLDVSSKTSDVEVKKAYRRLMNQHHPDKLVAKGLPEEMMKLAAEKTHAIKQAYETVKAQRGIR